The genomic DNA GACTTCACCGTCATCCGCCAGGGACCGGTGCACCATGCGGGTGAGCCGGATCGCCTCTGTGGTGAGCTCGCCGCGGTGCAGGTCGGGTCCGGAGCTGGCGGTGTAGCCCTCGTTGAAGATCAGGTAGAGCACGTGCAGGACGGCGTCCAGCCGTCTGGCCCACTCCTGGGCCCTCGGCATCTCGAACGAGGCGCCGACGGCTTTGATCCGTTGCTTGGCGCGGCTGATCCGCGGCGCCATGGTGGCCTCCGGCATGAGGAATGCCCGCGCCACCTCGGCGGTGGTGAGGCCGGCGACGGCGCGCAGCGTGAGCGCCACCTGAGAGGCGGGCGTCAGCGCCGGGTGGCAGCACAGGAACAGCAGCGTGAGGGTGTCGTCGTGGTCGCCCGGGCTTTCGTCGCCGGGGGCCGGCGCGAAGCCGGCGTCCGGCGCCGCCCGCACCGCCGCGGTGGCCTCCCGGCGGCGGCGGGCCTGCTCGCTGCGTACCTGGTCGATCAGGCGGCGGGAGGCGACGGTCACCAGCCAGGACCGCGGGCTTTCCGGGACGCCCTGGGTGGGCCACTGCATCGCGGCCGCGAGCAACGCCTCCTGCACCGCGTCCTCGCACTCCTCGAACCCACCGTACCGGTGCAGGAGCACGCCGAGGACCTGCGGCGCCAGTTCGCGCAGCAGGTCCCCGAGGCGTTCGGACGCGCTCACATCTCCATCCCGGCCGAGTCCATCAGCGGCCGCACCTCCACGCCGCCGGCCTGACCGCTCGGTATCAGGCCGGCCAGTTCCACGGCGCGCTCCCGGCTCTCGCAGTCGACCACGTACTGGCCGGCGACATGTTCCGAGGTCCGCAGGTACGGGCCCTCGGTCACCGTCACCATGCCGCCCCTGACCCTGATGACGGCGCTGATGGAAGGATCGGCGAACGCGTGGGCACTGATCAGTTCCCCTGCCTGCCCGGCCGCGGCCAGGAACTCCTCATGGTCGAGCCCCTCCCCCGGTAGGTCCGCCACGTTCAGGTAGAGATTCAGCAGGAACCTCACCGCGTTGCTCAGTCGTCCGCCGTGCCTGCGTAGACCA from Nonomuraea muscovyensis includes the following:
- a CDS encoding YciI family protein, with protein sequence MRFLLNLYLNVADLPGEGLDHEEFLAAAGQAGELISAHAFADPSISAVIRVRGGMVTVTEGPYLRTSEHVAGQYVVDCESRERAVELAGLIPSGQAGGVEVRPLMDSAGMEM
- a CDS encoding RNA polymerase sigma factor yields the protein MSASERLGDLLRELAPQVLGVLLHRYGGFEECEDAVQEALLAAAMQWPTQGVPESPRSWLVTVASRRLIDQVRSEQARRRREATAAVRAAPDAGFAPAPGDESPGDHDDTLTLLFLCCHPALTPASQVALTLRAVAGLTTAEVARAFLMPEATMAPRISRAKQRIKAVGASFEMPRAQEWARRLDAVLHVLYLIFNEGYTASSGPDLHRGELTTEAIRLTRMVHRSLADDGEVAGLLSLMLLTDARRAARTGPDGALVPLAEQDRNRWDAAMIEEGTALVTDAMSASPLGPYQLQAAIAALHVQAPRAGDTDWEQIRILYGILTRIAPNPMVTLNHAVAVAMTRGPRAGLELLESLDGDPRIARHHRLYAVRAHLQELAGEYAAARENYRLAARRTTSLPEQRYLRERAGKLDR